The sequence TTCGGACGATGTCTTCAAGAGCGCAGACTACCGGATCTCTCCCTTTGAGCTGGAGTCCTTCCTAGTCACACATCCTCTCGTTGCGGAGGCGGGGGTGGTCCCGAGCCCCCACCCGGAGCGATTGTACGTTCCGAAGGCGTATGTGGTCCTGCGCGACGAGGTGACGCCCTCAGCGGAGGTCGCGCGTGAGCTGCTCATGTTTGCGCGGCAGGGACTCTCGCCGCACCTGCGGATTCGCCGGGTGGAGTTTGCAGCGTTGCCCAAAACTATCAGCGGAAAAATTCGCCGAGTGGAGCTGACAGCCCACGCGCGGCAAGGGGTGGAGAGGGGCGTGCGCGGAAACCTGGAGTTCTGGGAGGAAGACTTTCTCACGTCCGGTCCGCAGTAGGTCCGTCGGTTTGCCCGCTGCCCATTTCTGTGGGCGGGACGACGAAACAGCGCGTCAGCGGAGGCCGTCTCGCTTCAGGCCAGTCCATGATCTAGCGCGTACCGCGCAGCGGCGGTACGGGATCCGACGTTGAGTTTCGAGAAGATACGCGCGAGGTGCGAGTGGACGGTGCGGGGACTCATGCTGAGTTCTGAAGCGATGCGTTTGTCGCGCAGGTCCTGCGCTTCACAGCGGGTCAGGACCTGCGCGGG comes from Deinococcus ruber and encodes:
- a CDS encoding response regulator transcription factor, with product MFHTIAGRHPSAWQPAFAPVGAVPAQVLTRCEAQDLRDKRIASELSMSPRTVHSHLARIFSKLNVGSRTAAARYALDHGLA